A genome region from Setaria italica strain Yugu1 chromosome III, Setaria_italica_v2.0, whole genome shotgun sequence includes the following:
- the LOC101786021 gene encoding golgin candidate 5: protein MAWWSGKVSLGGLQDIAGAVNKISESVKNIEKNFDSALGLEEKRDDEEASGSRTSNSDRMGFFNPVMAFMGQNGEEDGTDVSEKPQSPKNSSPEEENHSTSTKQRTSEVDASEVSGTIKSPKQPSKLEEAHSSISTESPVSEQSMTPQTSTHPSAAEEKLDGSAESPISKEEDFEASETSQSLSHPSPPEETHSGSIEDISSVMNENQDNQDRKHSGPSDEALPNQLGESAGDVPDGTASSSPTKIDQSGDTETGESIHTGQEDASDGSPSQSQPAESTLASSDDIIEAEDKIAQKSDAPKEMSSPQDGSNKVDKTTNLEVKVRDGSINTEKNKEESNKIVAGTASVVGQEENVSEQPVDFKSKSIIAEHDSHSQNESVVNSTDMPAGLVEDSPANDFKKEEKIQESVGSTNSPTPEFAGSVAELEKLRREMKMMEAALQGAARQSQSKADEIARLMNENEQLKATIDDLKSKSSEAEMDALKDEYHQRVATLERKVYALTKERDTLRREQNKKSDAAALLKEKDEIITQVMAEGEELSKKQAAQEATIRKLRAQIRELEEEKQRLNSKIQVEETKVESIKRDKAATEKLLQETIERNQTELAAQKEFYTNALNAAKEAEALAEARVNSEAKVELESLLREAGEKENMLIKTIEELRHSLTRQEQEAAFREERLKRDYDDLQKRYQASELRYNELVTQVPESTRPLLRQIEAMQETAARREEAWAGVERTLNSRLQEAEAKAAAAEEKERSVNERLSQSLSRITVLETQITILRTEQTQLSRSLEKERQRASESRQEYLAIKEEAAIQEGRAKQLEEEIKELRARHKKEMQEAAEHRELLEKDLEREKAARAEIEKTSSREAPKVPLPDQTRNAPLRKLSSSGSINSLEESHFLQASLDLSDNASLERRMSSESNMSYYLRTMTPSAFESALRQKDGELASYMSRLASLESIRNSLAEELVKMTEQCEKLRTEAAALPGLRAELEALKQRHFQALELMGERDEELEELRNDIVDLKEMYREQVDLLVSQLQALGARV, encoded by the exons ATGGCGTGGTGGTCGGGGAAGGTGTCGCTGGGCGGGCTGCAGGACATCGCCGGAGCCGTCAACAAGATCAGCGAGAGCGTGAAGAACATCGAGAAGAACTTCGACAGCGCGCTCGGCCTAGAGGAGAAGCGCGACGATGAAGAAG CTTCTGGATCACGGACGTCCAACTCTGATAGAATGGGATTCTTCAATCCTGTCATGGCTTTCATGGGACAAAATGGCGAGGAGGATGGAACTGATGTATCAGAAAAGCCACAATCTCCAAAGAATTCGTCCCCAGAGGAAGAAAATCATAGCACCTCCACTAAGCAACGGACATCTGAGGTAGATGCTTCTGAAGTATCAGGAACAATAAAATCTCCAAAGCAGCCTTCAAAATTGGAAGAAGCTCACAGCAGCATCTCCACTGAGTCACCTGTTTCTGAGCAATCCATGACGCCACAAACTTCAACACATCCTTCAGCAGCAGAAGAAAAGCTTGATGGCTCTGCTGAGTCACCCATATCTAAGGAGGAAGATTTTGAAGCATCAGAAACGTCACAATCTCTGTCGCATCCTTCACCACCGGAAGAAACTCATAGTGGCTCCATCGAGGATATAAGTTCAGTTATGAATGAGAACCAGGACAATCAAGATAGGAAACATTCTGGCCCTAGTGATGAAGCACTGCCGAATCAGCTTGGAGAGTCTGCTGGAGACGTCCCTGATGGTACAGCATCTTCTTCACCTACCAAAATAGATCAGTCAGGTGACACCGAAACAGGGGAATCTATTCATACTGGTCAGGAAGACGCATCTGATGGGAGCCCCTCGCAATCACAACCAGCAGAGTCCACGTTAGCTAGTTCAGATGATATAATTGAAGCTGAGGACAAGATTGCTCAAAAATCTGatgccccaaaagaaatgagtAGTCCACAGGATGGCAGCAATAAGGTAGACAAAACTACTAATCTTGAAGTCAAAGTACGTGATGGCAGCATTAATACTGAAAAAAATAAGGAAGAAAGCAATAAGATAGTGGCAGGGACAGCATCTGTTGTTGGACAGGAGGAGAATGTATCGGAGCAGCCCGTTGACTTCAAATCAAAGTCCATAATTGCAGAGCATGATTCACATTCGCAGAATGAGTCGGTGGTCAATTCGACAGATATGCCTGCTGGACTAGTGGAAGATTCTCCTGCGAATGattttaaaaaagaagaaaagattcAGGAATCTGTTGGAAGCACAAATTCTCCGACTCCGGAATTTGCTGGTTCTGTTGCTGAGCTAGAGAAATTAAGACGTGAAATGAAGATGATGGAAGCTGCATTGCAAGGTGCTGCAAGACAATCGCAG TCCAAAGCTGATGAAATTGCAAGATTGATGAATGAGAATGAGCAACTCAAAGCAACAATTGATGATCTCAAG AGTAAGTCGTCTGAAGCAGAAATGGATGCGCTTAAGGATGAATATCACCAGAGAGTAGCAACTCTTGAAAGGAAG GTGTATGCACTAACTAAAGAACGGGATACACTAAGGAGAGAACAGAATAAGAAAAGTGATGCAGCTGCCCTTTTGAAAGAAAAGGATGAGATTATCACTCAGGTCATGGCTGAAG GTGAGGAGTTATCCAAAAAGCAAGCTGCTCAAGAAGCCACAATACGAAAACTGAGGGCACAG ATTCGTGAGcttgaagaagaaaaacaacggCTGAACTCAAAGATCCAG GTTGAGGAGACTAAGGTTGAGAGCATTAAGAGAGACAAGGCAGCAACTGAGAAGTTGCTTCAAGAAACGATAGAAAGAAATCAGACTGAACTTGCAGCTCAGAAGGAATTCTACACCAATGCTCTTAATGCAGCTAAAGAGGCTGAGGCATTGGCTGAAGCAAGAGTCAACAGCGAAGCCAAAGTTGAACTGGAGAGCCTTTTAAGAGAAGCTGGcgaaaaagaaaatatgctgATTAAGACAATTGAGGAGTTGAGGCATTCTCTTACCAGGCAAGAACAGGAG GCTGCTTTCAGGGAAGAAAGGCTAAAAAGGGACTATGACGATCTTCAAAAGCGGTATCAA GCCAGTGAACTTCGTTATAATGAACTGGTCACACAAGTTCCTGAGTCTACCAGACCACTCCTGAGGCAAATTGAAGCAATGCAG GAGACTGCTGCTCGTAGGGAGGAAGCATGGGCTGGTGTGGAGAGAACCTTAAACTCTCGCCTTCAG GAAGCAGAAGCTAAAGCTGCTGCTGCAGAAGAAAAGGAGCGGTCTGTAAATGAGCGATTGTCACAAAGTTTATCCCGGATAACTGTTCTTGAGACACAG ATTACAATTCTTAGAACAGAGCAGACACAGCTGAGCCGATCTCTTGAGAAGGAGAGGCAGAGAGCATCTGAAAGTAGACAGGAGTACCTTGCAATTAAAGAGGAGGCAGCGATACAAGAAGGACGGGCCAAACAACTCGAAGAAGAAATAAAGGAGCTTAGGGCTAGGCACAAGAAGGAGATGCAAGAAGCAGCAGAACACAGGGAACTGCTTGAGAAG GACCTTGAAAGGGAAAAGGCTGCTAGGGCAGAAATTGAGAAGACATCTTCCCGTGAAGCACCTAAAGTTCCACTTCCTGATCAAACAA GAAATGCCCCTCTCAGAAAGCTCTCTAGTTCTGGAAGTATAAATAGTCTGGAAGAAAGCCATTTCCTTCAAGCATCATTGGATTTATCTGACAATGCTTCATTAGAGAGGAGAATGTCTTCAGAAAGTAATATGTCATATTATCTGAGGACCATGACTCCAAGTGCTTTTGAATCAGCACTTCGTCAGAAGGATGGAGAGCTGGCTTCTTACATGTCACGCTTG GCCTCTTTGGAATCTATTCGGAATTCACTGGCAGAGGAGTTGGTGAAAATGACAGAACAA TGTGAAAAGTTACGGACAGAAGCTGCTGCTCTGCCTGGCTTAAGGGCTGAATTGGAAGCTCTGAAACAAAGACACTTTCAAGCTCTAGAACTTATGGGTGAACGTGATGAAGAG CTGGAAGAACTAAGAAATGATATCGTTGACCTAAAAGAGATGTACAGGGAGCAAGTGGATCTTCTCGTTAGCCAG CTCCAGGCATTGGGTGCTCGTGTATAG
- the LOC101785620 gene encoding probable glucuronosyltransferase Os05g0559600, giving the protein MVSTRRNSGIILREGPVRDWSEFNDPSPSPKLLYSQSYVAMRGLLASVVSLDFFLLSSKLKSAWAGMTSHRHIRSQERSKTRGLSCKRAAIHLLLCFMVGIFIGFMPFFSVDVYKKIVSENERLPFHENVIEAEMMDTKVKELETVVVEKEVELIDEPEVGESPPVPAMLDDEADFAESTRALPAIKESDIAVKKLLIIVTITSVRPQQPYYLNRLAHVLKDVHAPLLWLVVEWPEQSYETAEILRSSGVMYRHLICRKNTTSVRKIAVCQRNNAIYHVKKHHLDGIMHFADEERSYSADVFEEMQKIRRFGSWPVAIHVGTKYRAVLEGPICKGSRVTGWHTIQTALKKSMIRRFPIGFSAFAFNSTMLWDPQRWNRPAMDSVIVHSGGRGGLQESRFIEKLVKNERQIEGLPDNCNRVMVWNFNLEPPQLNYPTGWALYKYLEANMPVI; this is encoded by the exons ATGGTGTCCACTCGAAGGAACAGCGGGATTATCCTACGGGAAGGGCCGGTTAGGGACTGGTCCGAGTTTAATGACCCCTCACCGTCCCCAAAACTGCTGTATTCACAGTCCTATGTTGCAATGAGGGGGTTGCTGGCCTCGGTGGTGTCCTTGGACTTTTTCCTGTTGTCAAGCAAGCTAAAATCTGCATGGGCAGGTATGACGTCCCATAGGCATATTCGATCTCAGGAGAGATCGAAAACAAGGGGATTGAGCTGCAAGAGAGCCGCAATTCATCTGTTGCTGTGTTTCATGGTTGGCATTTTCATTGGCTTCATGCCATTCTTCTCGGTTGATGTTTATAAGAAAATTGTCTCTGAAAATGAAAGGCTTCCGTTCCACGAGAATGTGATTGAGGCGGAGATGATGGATACTAAAGTTAAGGAGTTGGAGACAGTTGTAGTCGAGAAAGAGGTCGAACTGATTGATGAGCCAGAAGTTGGAGAGAGCCCTCCAGTTCCTGCAATGTTGGATGACGAGGCAGATTTTGCTGAATCAACACGTGCATTACCTGCTATTAAAGAATCAGACATCGCTGTGAAGAAGCTGTTGATAATCGTGACAATTACTTCTGTTCGGCCACAACAGCCATATTACTTGAATCGGTTAGCCCATGTCTTGAAAGATGTACATGCACCTCTTTTGTGGTTAGTGGTGGAATGGCCTGAACAGTCCTATGAAACAGCAGAGATTCTGAGGTCTTCTGGGGTTATGTACAGGCATCTTATATGTAGAAAGAATACTACAAGTGTACGAAAGATCGCTGTCTGTCAAAGGAATAATGCAATCTATCATGTCAAAAAGCATCACCTGGATGGTATAATGCATTTTGCAGATGAAGAGCGGTCATACTCAGCTGATGTATTTGAAGAAATGCAGAAAATCAG GCGCTTTGGCTCGTGGCCTGTAGCAATCCATGTTGGAACTAAGTATAGGGCAGTTTTGGAAGGCCCTATTTGTAAAGGTAGCCGAGTCACTGGATGGCACACAATCCAGACAGCTCTAAAGAAGAGTATGATTCGTCGATTCCCAATTGGTTTCTCTGCATTTGCTTTCAACAGTACAATGTTGTGGGACCCTCAGAGATGGAACCGCCCAGCTATGGATTCTGTTATAGTCCACTCAGGTGGAAGAGGTGGTTTGCAG GAGTCGAGATTTATAGAGAAGCTTGTTAAAAATGAACGCCAAATAGAGGGTCTTCCAGACAATTGCAACAGGGTTATGGTCTGGAATTTCAACCTGGAACCTCCTCAACTAAACTACCCCACAGGCTGGGCACTATATAAGTACCTAGAAGCCAACATGCCTGTAATATAG